In Lolium rigidum isolate FL_2022 chromosome 7, APGP_CSIRO_Lrig_0.1, whole genome shotgun sequence, the DNA window TTATTTGTTAATTCGTCCTGGGTGGGTTCAGCGACTACCTGTTCAAGCTCCTCCTCATCGGCGACTCCTCGGTCGGCAAGTCCTGCTTCCTCCTCCGTTTCGCCGTGAGTTTAATCGCCAATGTGGCTTGATTGATCGTGCCCACCTCTCTTTCTGTTCCACATCAGAACATAATCGTGCATATGGGTCCTGTTGTGATTCTTTGTGTCCATCCAGGATGATGCGTATGTGGACAGCTACATCAGCACCATCGGCGTTGACTTTGTGAGTTGGCTTCCTCATCTTGCGATGTTCATTTCACATCCTGCATTTTGCTTAATTGGTCTTTCATCCTTCACTGACTTGATACCTGTATTTCCTGGTTCACTTCTATGCAGAAAATCCGCACATTAGAGATGGAAGGGAAGACCATAAAATTGCAGATTGTGAGTGGTTCATTGGTCTACTTTTGCACATGAAATTCCTGCTTCACAAACATACAGAGTATAAAGCAGAAACTGTGATAGTACTCGCTATGCAATCTGATATTACTACATGTTTGCAAATGTATAACAGTGGGACACGGCAGGACAGGAGCGGTTCAGAACCATCACGAGCAGCTACTACCGCGGAGCTCATGGGATCATTGTCAGTGTTATCTCCACATGTATTTCTACAGTTTTGAGTTTTGATCCACAGTTCAGTCAGTAAACATTTTGGTTGCTTTGAGCTGTCTCCAGATCGTCTACGACATCACGGACATGGAGAGCTTCAACAATGTCAAGCAATGGCTGAGCGAGATCGACAAGTATGCCAATGACAGCGTGCGCAAGCTTCTTGTTGGCAACAAGTGTGATCTGGCTGAGAGCAGGGTCGTCGACACTGCGGTAGCACAGGTCATATTTCCAACTAGACGTATTTTAGAAATAAAGAACCATTCCAATTACATTTGGGATAGCTTACATAACAAGTTCGGAACACGGTAATCCTTTCATGTTCATGCCCGAAAATAAACTGATTCCTGTGAAATTACTTTGTTTCCGAATAGGCCTTTATGTTGAATTGTTGCATTTTTGATAATCTAAATGTGCAACTTAAACCAGTGCAGGCCTACGCTGACGAGATAGGCATTCCTTTCCTAGAAACAAGTGCTAAAGAGTCCATCAATGTCGAGGAGGCGTTCTTGGCAATGTCTGCAGCAATCAAGAAGAGGTACTGAAAATGAACTGATCAGATACTTTTTTGCATAATATATTCATGCTGATGAAACTTGTGTGTCTGGTTTGCAGCAAAGCTGGCAGCCAACTTGAGAGGCAAGTCTCCAATCTGGTCCAGATGAAAGGCCAGCCAATTCAGCAGCTGCAGCAAAAGCAGAAGAGCAGTTGCTGTTCAACATGATGGCGCAACTATCTTCCAGGAATCAGGATGAACAAGGCATTTGCTAAATGTGTAACTCTGCCTTCCTTGCCTTTTTTATTACTTAGTAGTCGCAGGTTGTATCAGTAAGTGATTTTAGATGTTCATGTGGATCTTTCAGCGTAGCAACATGTGTCAAAATTAAAATTTTATGGTTTCGATCTACTGAACACAACATTCTGTGTGCTATACCATATAACCATAGATTTTACATATGCAAAAGCATGCACAGATACAGATGGCCGGGggtctccatttcgaaaaaaaaaaagatggccgGAGGTCTCAACCTCcttttcgaaagaaaaaaagcaGACGGCCAGGGGATTTGCCTCCTTTTTGGGAAAAAAAGTACATATACAGATGATGATTTCTTCCTTTGCACAACATGGAGTTTGCAGTCGCAAGGTTAGGAGGGTTCCATCCACGGTAGCCTCTTGACGAACCCAAGTCATAAGTTCATAGCTGACGTGATAACTTGATAGGTCGGCTGTTTCGGCTAGAAGTAGTGCCCACTCTCCATGGTTCGCTGGAAGGGGAATTGTGGTGTCACCATGTTGCTGCCGGTTTCCAGAATCCCACTCTGCTGAATTATCTGGACATACAAGATCAAGACATTATGATATTTGATGATCTCTCTAAACAAATAAATAtgttatggaatactatgttaggtTAAGAAATGACATATGAAGATGAGACAGATAACCTTCCTCCCTCCCTTAGTTTCAGAAGATAAAAAATAGCTTCCACCACATTTtatagaagaagaaaagaagtccCTCTAGCTGCAACTTGAAGACCAGCATGGAGGGATGCAGGTTTTGCTGGTGGAAGCTTGTCACGCTTGTTTTTAAGAAACTGATCTGTTCCACTTTATAAGTGCTTTATTTTCCATCAGGTGATTCACTCTAGTGCGCATCTCTTACATCATGGCTAAACAAAAGAACTATGATGGGTCAATTGCCAGACTCAATTGCAGTGGCTTTGGCTGATTCTTTCTTTTTAGCGTGCTATGGTCGAATCGTAATCTTGAAATTAGCCCTAAAATTAAAATGTAACCTTATCCTCTCAAACAGTGCAGTTTCTTTAAAATGatattactccctctgatccacaataagttgtactaaatcatcgacacttattatggatcggagggactaTTAAATGTGATGATTAGAATACCCTTTCTTGAAGTATATCATTTGTAGCCTTCAGTATGCCTTCCTGCCAAACAGATAGACACAAAAAATACTGGTAAACGGAATTGCTCTCTTCATCTGTCTACATGTAGGCTCAAAAGGCACATTAGAGGAATAATAAAATTCTGTGCAGAGCTAACCTTATTCTTGAGCACCTCAATCTCCCTAGACATGATCTGCATCTGCTCAGCAGAAAGGAACAGCATATTAAAAGTAATCATTTCTAAAATTCTTGGTTCGTGCAGACAAGGACATAAAGCTTACCTTTGTAGAGCGAGTGTTGTGTACCCAATTTTCAAGATAGCTTTCCAAGGCTTGCAGCTCATGAAGATTCATGTGGTCCATATCATTCGCTCCGTACATGTACCTGCATGGATGTGCTAATCTATATTAATCAATCTCGTCCTTATTGTTGAATGTTACTTCTATGCTGCACCTCCATAATATTTTGGAATATTTTTAACAGATTATTATCAATTAAATATGTCCCATCAGCATTCGCAAAAAAGGACCATCAGACTATAACCTTTTTTTTTATAAACACCGCTTTAGAAATTAACAATTGGAAGCCAACAAAGTAATTGTGTACCACGCAGTGGAAATTCCCGTTTTAATGGACTCTTCTGAACACAAGGGTAATAAGTCGTTATGGTAGTATGAGTTCAACAAGTTTCATCAGTTGTTCACATAGAAGACGTTAAATTACTTCAGCGTATACAAGTAACGCAGCTGATTACCTTAAGCCTTTTTGAAGTAAGTCGATGTCTTGCCTTAAGAGTAGTACCTCTTGTTGTATTATCTGCAACGAGAAAATAATGCCAACACTCAATACTAGTAGAAGTAACTATTCATATTATCTCGTTGTCAAATATAGTAACTCAAAATTCCTGCGCATAGTATTGTTTTGTGAGTCAGCGGTGAACAAATCCGCAAACTGTGAGCTGAATATTAAACGTCCTTGCATAATTTCATGCAAATACTACATCTTCCAATGCATAGCTTTGCGATGTTATTTGATATTATGAGATAATCATGTGATATCTGCTGCTGACCTGAGGTTTGTTCTGCTTGCTACTTTCACCTTGTTCTTTTGTGTTGTTACCCTTGTACCTCTCAATTAAGCCTTGCATGTTCCTGATACATCTCAGCCATAAAACATATGGAAAATTTAAACAACGATATTAACAAGAGTTGGGTCTGGATCACTTAACAAGAGAGAGGTACAGACCCGTTGGTGGCCAACTCATAAATCTTGCCATGGGGAGAGAAGACGATGACACCGATATCAGCATCGCATAAAACAGATAGCTCATTAGCCTTCTTGAGGAGGCTCATACGGCGCTTGCAGAAGGTGACTTGCCTGTGCACTGGAttttctatccttctcatctgaaCCTTACCGCGGGCCATTACTATTCTTCGGTATTTCTTCTAGCTTGTGCACACAACCTCCCCACTAGTTTGGACTAGCTTCTGAGATTGCTGCAACTATGGATCTTCCTCTCGCACTTGAGGCAAATGGTGACTTGGACCTGCAATGGAGGTTAGCGTTTTATTGTGGCTCCTGAGCACAAGGAataattttttcgataaaaagaatatattaatatcgagatatACCAACTACACATAGTTTCTACAACAACGCGATACCCTAATAgcagtacagatgcacacaaccaaagaaataaaaaaataaaactaagaaataaaaagtcTCGCTACGGCATTTCATCTCTAGCAGCAACATTATATCACCAcctagacaacacctgaactccaggcTCTCGAAAACGACGCTTCCAAGAAAGGAACAGAGTACGtccgatcaaaagatcttaggttttcatcctgaagatagtccccactcttagAACAATACCTTGAATATGGCTATTATCAGGCACACCCAATTAAGACGAGACCTTAGATTTTCATCTTAAAAGGTAAGAATCTGAACTCACCCGTGTTATCGCTCCACTTGCATACTGCTACGaaatccagaacaccaagcaagttcctcgagcctcgaacctccattgctagtcctccaatccagcCTTCATGATATTTTTCGCCTTTGATTTCACCATGGATAAGAATGTCATCAGATAGCAACACataacagagcttcgcgccgctccctctagaatcaaacggtcggaataaaaacatgggggcATAacgtgcactgttacattcgtcggcggagccttccgaaactcaacacttCGGCTAGATCAAGAAGGACCGGACTCATGAAGGTCTCCACTaagttgagtctccaccttcacACAAGAGGAATGctaggacaaccacctttattGTAAACCGCACTAGCAGCCCCGACGCCACCGATCGGCGGCCGAGGAGGAGACGAACCGACAAAAAAACGGAACAGAGAGCGCCCGACCACTAGACACAGAGCAGATCATCGGCACGTAGAGGCATGACCTAGAGCCCTACTCCTCCGCCACGAGCGCATGCACAGATGGCGCCGCCCCATTGCGCCCCCAAACCACCGCCCTCCGCACATAGGACTGGCCGCCTGGTGCGCCTCTCCTTCCGCCAATCTTTGATGGCCGGGCGctgccaccaccgccggcaccggcggcggcaACAACCGGGTCAACAGGCGAAGGAGGTCgcgacggctagggtttggagcCTCCGGAGTCACCAGCGCGGACAACCCGGGAAGAAAGCATTTCGTCAGATAATTGGTAGGCCAGTCCTTTGCAGACTGCAAATGGTTAAGCAAATATCATTGTTCTGATTCAGAGAGTAGCTCAGATAGCTACTTTGTACAAGGGTATAGCCATATAGGTTATAAATAAAATTGTTCAAAGTGTATGAAATTCCTTAATAAATAAAATCCATGTTGCTTGTACTGTCTGATCCTAGATAATTAAGTGATCCATGATTACGCTGAAGTGAGGAATATGTCTCATGTAAAGGTATTTACACCTTACATTGTAAAGAATTTGTTCTAGTTTGAAATGTCAGACTAACATTTTAAACTCTAGTATTCTACTATTTCCTTTCTTGTATGCTCATCTTCACTATTCCGCCATCTGACTAAATAATGATACAATTCAGAATGACAATGACGTATTTCACAATCCTCTGAAGATTTCAAAAGGAGAAGGCGCACTGTAGAATTCTAAGTTGTCAAGCCAGTACTACATGATGTACAGTTCGAATTTCGAAAAAAATACCTACTTTGCTTTTGTAGACTTGGTTTCCATGACTCGTCATTTGTACAAATCCAACAATAACCAAAAGGGTTAGTATTGGCACCACCGTTCTTATCCGCAAGTTTATTAGGAACACATGAAAATAATGTCCAATAAAAAAAAGGTACCTCCTGAGTAGCTTGTCACTGTTTACTAGTTGTACAGTTGCGTTTGCGTTCCGTTGTTCAGTTCATGATATTTCCTTAGTTCACCTGATAGACACAAAACATGTCACCCGTGTCCTGGAACTGGAAAATAGCACAATACCTTATTTTGGTAGACCAAAAACATGTCATGGCCGTGTCCCCAAATTGGAAAAGACGAACAAGAATAAAGGAAGGGCTTTGCAGAAGGCACAAATGCACAATAGCAAATTTGTGCATGTACAACTGAACCAAAATGGGCGTGGTGACTAGTACGTCATGTAGGCTAATAATGATGGAAGTTCACCAGGACCACCCCTTTCATGAACACTTTAAAATGTCCTTAGATTCACATTCCAGACCAGTTGTGTTCAGGTATTGTCGAAGTCAAGGTGACCAGCACAGTTGTCACACAACGCAATACATATTGTCATCTCAATCATTCATCGAATCCCCGGATGTCCGATGAAAGTTTCTCATTCAGCAACTTTGATAATGATATGCTAGTTGAGCTTGCAACCATGTACCACTGTGTTGCTGTCCTCGTCAGCTTGATTATGCTACGTTTCATTCCTACGGCAAC includes these proteins:
- the LOC124674019 gene encoding GTP-binding protein YPTM1; this translates as MGNEFDYLFKLLLIGDSSVGKSCFLLRFADDAYVDSYISTIGVDFKIRTLEMEGKTIKLQIWDTAGQERFRTITSSYYRGAHGIIIVYDITDMESFNNVKQWLSEIDKYANDSVRKLLVGNKCDLAESRVVDTAVAQAYADEIGIPFLETSAKESINVEEAFLAMSAAIKKSKAGSQLERQVSNLVQMKGQPIQQLQQKQKSSCCST
- the LOC124679025 gene encoding MADS-box transcription factor 26-like is translated as MARGKVQMRRIENPVHRQVTFCKRRMSLLKKANELSVLCDADIGVIVFSPHGKIYELATNGNMQGLIERYKGNNTKEQGESSKQNKPQIIQQEVLLLRQDIDLLQKGLRYMYGANDMDHMNLHELQALESYLENWVHNTRSTKMQIMSREIEVLKNKEGILKATNDILQERIIQQSGILETGSNMVTPQFPFQRTMESGHYF